The genomic segment CACGAAATATCAAATTCTGTTTGGAATGAAGTGCGGCTTAACGCTGCCTGGacgttcgttttcctttcgcttCACAAGGTGTGGCTTCTCCCCAAACTGATGAAAGCAAATGTTGCTAACTCAAGTATTTCGCTTTGTGATATAGTTTTCGGCTTTACGCTCCTCTACCGATCTATTTTAATTACTAGATCCCATTACTTCAATAAAAAATATTTTGTTGTTCAATTTTGGTACATCGATAAATCGTAGTACGAAGTACCCTTTGTATATGCTCATGATTGTCCCTATTTATGCGGTTCAAGTGGGCGTTTTCTGCTGTACCTGAACAGTTCGCCAAGCCAACGTCACCGCGTCGTACGCAGCTTCATGGTTCCGCGTCACTTTTCGATCTTACGTACGTTTTCATCTTAACTAGTACGAAAACGTTTCCATAGATTTCTCAGTTTGTAATGATTCTGAGTGCCTGTGGTGCAGGCTTTCCACAAGCAGGCGACAGGCCGTTGGGcagcgtgggttcgtgacGTGTTGACCATTGGAATCTGCTCCGAGGACGGAATGACAAGCAACATCACAGAGCTGTTTTTCGCTAATGTTACTGGCAAACGGACAACTCAGAGCTACGAGGCACCGGCTATCCGCAAATACCTACACAGTCTTCACCTGACTGATGACGTCGTGCGCGAGCAGGCCCAGGCATTTTTGACGAGTCTCGCAAGCACGTATTCAAAACATATTATTGACTCCTTGCTAATACTTTGTTCAATTCCACATGACGGTTCTGTTGCTCGAGATGCCTTGGCGGCGCTTGCTACTCTTTTGAATGACCCGGACACATCGGATCTGGCAGTCGCCCATGAGGCTTACCTCCCTTTCATGTGCCTGGCTGATCGACCAGACGAGGATATTcagcttctctgcgctcGAATGCTTGTGAAACTCATTTCTGATCAGAGGAGTTTTGTCAAATATGAGGAATTGGAACCAGTGGCTGTCTTGCTGTACTTGTGTGACTCGACGAACGATGCGGTTCAAGAATGCGCCTTCAACGGGCTCTGGATCGCTATGGAGATGGCGCGTCGTAGCCCGGAGGAACTCGCAATTCCTGTTTTGCGCTgttgcagagaagacgaaccaGGGGACAGACTTCACAGCTCATATCGGGACTCTGTGACACTCGCAGATGGGATGTTCGCTAAGCATCGTTCAAGGGCTGTATTGACAAACCAGTTCTTCGGCCTCCAGTGTCTGTGTGCCCTTTGCTATGACGCTTCAGCGTCTGTCCAGGGACGTTTGGCGTATAAAATTGAATCCTTTACTGAAGACACATGCAATCTCGAACTGATGGATGATATCTGTATTCGCGCACTAGCGCACAGCCTGATGGCTCTTGGACGATCTATGGTCGATTCTGTCAAGGCCAGTGTTGTGTCAGCTTTTACAAGACTTGTGTCGCACAGTACAAGGAAGCGGTTACCGGAACGAGAGGTATTTCGTTCTAGCGATGGAGCCCCCGACAAGCCGACGGCTCCTAGGAGCGACAtcaagagcagcagagaccTAAGTGCTGAATCCGGACTTCGCTTCGCCCAAGCTCGATTGCCTCTCGACCAATTCATGGCCGATAACTATACTCAATGCCTCTGCGAAATTCTCCTCGACGCATCCACCAGTCAATCTCTAAAACAGCAGTGCTTGGCTACGATTCGTCAGTGTCTGAAGGACCCACTCGTTTGCCAGTACTTAGGGAAAACAGACTTTatgtctcgcttcttctctgccgatGTTGTGATTTCAGCAGAAGACCCAACAGACTTTTACTTCATGTACTGTCACATTCTCAGTCACCCAGCCACAGTCGGACAGGTTTCCAACTACATGGGAATCCTCGAAAAGCTCTTAAAAGACGTCAAGGTGTGTGGTGTGTATATACACTCTTGAATTCCCGCCATCAGGCAGCTCCATAGTCTCGAGGATACGAGAGTGGATTTTTTTGTCTCCATCATTTCAGCTTTTCTCATCTGTGCCTAATCCAGTTCATCGCCTGGTTGCAGGCTGCACATTAATTACGAATAGCCTTCTTTCATTCATAGACACGCACTGTCTATAACAACGTCGGCGCCTTGTGGATATAAAAGTCTTGAGGAATTTTAGAAAATGCAACCAGGATCACTTTCCTGCTCTATATTTGTACGTCGACCATGCAAGTAACGGACCCAGGCTATTATTGTTTGTTGAGAGGTTTGGATATTTCCTTTTGTTACCAAGCATGTGCATATCGCCACCTTGTTCTGTTTGTGTGCCAGAGTTACCCGACCCTCGCCCTTCCTCTTGCTCGGCTATTGCACGCTGCGTGCTTCCTTCCTCACGTTCAAGGGTAAGTGACGTCTGCAGTGTTCACCTTTCTGTCTAGGTGCTGCTACTTTCCATCAAACCATTTCTTTACATTCTGATGCCTTCTTCATGAATAAGCGCAATATGAGCATGTGGCCACAAGTGTTGGGACTCCCTCTGCATTCCTTCAGCAAGACTCTCCAACCCAAAGAAGATCATAATTATCCAAAATGATATTCATCTTACGACCTGACGTAATCTGCCCGCATGTGTCGAAACACCGAATATAGCTGTCGGTTGGTTGTTCAGCGAGCGTTTCTAGTCGGTCACCTGGAATAACGGCACTACTTCGTCAACAGTTGGTTCCGACTCCGACTCAATGCCACTGTGCAATCCTCCAGGGTGATTTACTCCAATCTGCGACAAGTTTGCGAACTGCTTTTCGATAACGTGAAAACGGGTCTCTGTACGAAGGGACTCATGTTTCATGTCCTCAAGTCCCTGACAAGGCTCTCGAATGTTCCTGGAAGCAAGTTGTCGGTAACCCATTGCAATCAAACATTCCAAGCCACATGAACACTTGCTTCCGGTTTTCAGTGGCCCCTCATGGGTCAAGCTCGAATTGGTTTAACGTCTCTATACAGCCACATTACCTTTGCCAACAGTGACCCGGTGTCTGAAGGACCGGCCACCTACCTCCTCACTCTGTACCAGGTGTGTCACTGTGTCATTTGTGAATGCAAAACAAACGGCGCCCAGATTAGATAAATCGTTCCGTTCTTCGCAATGCCCCACCGTCGAATTACACGAAGTCATCGCCCCTGCAAACAGAGGGAAACGGTCTAAGATTTCATCTTTGTGGAAAGTTGTTTTTTGGAAGGCACCGATGACACAAATTGAATTGAGAGTTCACTTCCACCAGAAGGCCATGGTGGCGGTTTGATCTTTACATCTCAGGCGCCGTCCAGTTATGCTTGATTCCACGTTGAGGAGCAACTAATACGATACGATTTCATGATATATGCTGCCTTTGCTTGAAAATGTTGTGTGCACGGCGCCTCAGTCAGCGCTTCGTCGAACAGAGTTTGATTCCCCGACCACTGCTCCTTGACCTCCTCAATCTCTTAGAACGATATTCAAAGCCGAGCGTTGTCAAACGTGACCCTCGAGTACATCTCACAAACCCACCTCCCGATGCTGCTTCTGGAGTCAACCTTAGCGGTCCAGATGATTTTGGCGGCATGTCGCAGTTAGGCCGAAAACCTATCAGCGTTGAGGAGGACCAGCAGGACCAGTGGGAAGGAGTGCTCGACGACCGAGAGCTACTTAACTGTGTAGTCGAGGCACTAATTTCTCTGTACCGCTTGGGTGTACTCAAAGACGTGTTCGATAGGGAAGCCATGGAGAAGCAGTTTTTGCCACTATTTTCAACATCTTCGAACTCAGACAGCTCGATTGTATCGCTTCTGTCACTGGCCAACTGTCTGTGTATCGAGCCCGACCTTCTGGACTGCTTTCTGGCGACGCCAATCCTGATCGATATTGCAACGAGCATCACACAAGGAGGCGTTGAAGACGAGAGTCTTTACACACAAACAGCTGAGCTTCTTCgtgtcgcgcttcttcgcgaagAGGCACGAAAGTAAGCGTGTTGTACTTCCTCGCACCACTCCGCTTAATACATTTCGTTCGGTTGCGAACACGTGCTCTGCAAACGAATAACGCACGCCATGTGCCAGAAAGGATCCACAGCTTC from the Toxoplasma gondii ME49 chromosome IX, whole genome shotgun sequence genome contains:
- a CDS encoding hypothetical protein (encoded by transcript TGME49_289027) yields the protein MFKSHTVPQALLWESATIANLAKNPTNFPEFLREETLATLHEISNSVWNEVRLNAAWTFVFLSLHKAFHKQATGRWAAWVRDVLTIGICSEDGMTSNITELFFANVTGKRTTQSYEAPAIRKYLHSLHLTDDVVREQAQAFLTSLASTYSKHIIDSLLILCSIPHDGSVARDALAALATLLNDPDTSDLAVAHEAYLPFMCLADRPDEDIQLLCARMLVKLISDQRSFVKYEELEPVAVLLYLCDSTNDAVQECAFNGLWIAMEMARRSPEELAIPVLRCCREDEPGDRLHSSYRDSVTLADGMFAKHRSRAVLTNQFFGLQCLCALCYDASASVQGRLAYKIESFTEDTCNLELMDDICIRALAHSLMALGRSMVDSVKASVVSAFTRLVSHSTRKRLPEREVFRSSDGAPDKPTAPRSDIKSSRDLSAESGLRFAQARLPLDQFMADNYTQCLCEILLDASTSQSLKQQCLATIRQCLKDPLVCQYLGKTDFMSRFFSADVVISAEDPTDFYFMYCHILSHPATVGQVSNYMGILEKLLKDVKSYPTLALPLARLLHAACFLPHVQGKTLQPKEDHNYPK
- a CDS encoding hypothetical protein (encoded by transcript TGME49_289023), yielding MSQLGRKPISVEEDQQDQWEGVLDDRELLNCVVEALISLYRLGVLKDVFDREAMEKQFLPLFSTSSNSDSSIVSLLSLANCLCIEPDLLDCFLATPILIDIATSITQGGVEDESLYTQTAELLRVALLREEARK